Sequence from the Pedobacter sp. D749 genome:
TTCAGTAAATACAGCCAGGTATTGATTCACAGTTTGCTCTGCCCAGGAAGCCTGTACCGGTGTCACAATCAAATCTTTATTTTTTACTGCCTTTGTGGTTTGCTGAATAGCCTCTTTCAGTTGTTCAAACTGTTGTTGAATAATTTTACCGTCTTGTTGTGTACCAATTCTTCGTTTTGCCTCAAAATCTAATACTGTTTTGGCAAAAGGCAAAGTAAAAATATTGCTTTTAAATTCGGCGTATTGCTGTTGCAAAATGGCCGAATCTGATCGGATATTGCGTTTAAGCAAAATATAATCTACCCTTTCGTTTGCAGTTAGCTTTTTAAAAGGCAATGCCCTTAACTGTTTTTGCCATTCGGTATAAAAGCTTTCCATCCGCGTAAAGTATTCATCTGATCGCTTGAGCGTATATTTACGGTTAAGCATGGTCTCGTCTGCTTGGTATTGATTAATCAGTGGACTTACCAGGCTGGCTTCATTAGTTTGAGCGTGTGATTGTACCGCAACGGTTAGAAACAAAAATATAGAAAATAGTTTGCGCATAGCGATCTGGTCATTTTGAATTGGTTGATGCAATATAACTAAACCACTAAGTATTGCTGCAGGGCAGCTATGTAACTTATTTAAAGATATTAGATTAAATTAACTCAGGCAGATCGTACTTTGTTACGCTAAAATGGCTTACCAGCCAATAGCTTTATCATCCCCTCTCGGGTCGGCACCACCCTGATAGTTACCCCAGTTTGTCCTTAAAATGGCATCAACCCTCCCAATTGGGCCTCTTTGCAAGATTTTATAACCTTTAGCTTTTAATTTTTCTATTGATAAGCTATCGATAGCATCTTTTTCTATATACACCTCATCCGGCAGCCATTGATGATGAAACTTTTTAGCAGCCACAGCAGATTGCATAGACATGTCGAAATCGATTACATTAATAATGGTTTGAAATACGGAAGTGATAATGGTTGATCCGCCTGGCGTACCCACCACCATAAATAGTTTTCCATCTTTCTCCACGATGCTCGGCGTCATAGAGCTTAACATTCGTTTATTAGGTGCAATGGCATTTGCTTCTCCCCCTACCAAGCCATACATATTGGGTGCTCCAGGTTTAACAGAAAAATCGTCCATTTCGTTATTCAACAAAAACCCAGCCCCTTTTACGGCAACTAACGATCCGTAAGAACCATTTAAAGTAGTGGTAATGGAAACGGCATTTCCATCGCGGTCTACAATGGAGAAATGTGTGGTTTCTTCGTGTTCTGCACCTTTTATTTCGCCGGCCAAAACAGCACTGCTTGGTGTTGCAGCTACCCAGCTAAAGTTTGCCATACGGTTTTTGTTATAGTCGGCGCTCAACATTTGTTGTTGTGGAACAGCATAAAAATCAGGATCGCCTAAATGTGTTGCCCGATCGGCATACACTCTTCTTTCAGCTTCTACCATTACCTGTACGGTTGAATCGGCATTGTGCCCCCATTTTTTTAAAGGATAAGGCTCTACAGATTGGAGCAATTGGATTAAGGCTATACCTCCACTCGAAGTAGGCGGCATGGTAATAATTTTATAACCTCTATAATTCCCAGTAAT
This genomic interval carries:
- the ggt gene encoding gamma-glutamyltransferase; translated protein: MQKAIKPLNNFKRSLIYLSVVLLLAGCVTGQLGKNNSGEYKNGMVVSAHPEASQVGIAILKKGGNAVDAAVAVQFALAVVYPNAGNIGGGGFMVYRGANGEINALDFREKAAAAASRDMYLDSAGNPIVDKSLYGHLAAGVPGSVDGMVEAHKKYGKLSWAQVLQPAIDLAQNGFKITKRQAGELNSLHRQFMDFNPNGTAFVNLEKTWQENDLLIQQELGNTLKQIQEKGRVGFYEGAVADSLVAEMKRGKGLITKEDLKNYHATWRKPITGNYRGYKIITMPPTSSGGIALIQLLQSVEPYPLKKWGHNADSTVQVMVEAERRVYADRATHLGDPDFYAVPQQQMLSADYNKNRMANFSWVAATPSSAVLAGEIKGAEHEETTHFSIVDRDGNAVSITTTLNGSYGSLVAVKGAGFLLNNEMDDFSVKPGAPNMYGLVGGEANAIAPNKRMLSSMTPSIVEKDGKLFMVVGTPGGSTIITSVFQTIINVIDFDMSMQSAVAAKKFHHQWLPDEVYIEKDAIDSLSIEKLKAKGYKILQRGPIGRVDAILRTNWGNYQGGADPRGDDKAIGW